A region of Spiroplasma endosymbiont of Crioceris asparagi DNA encodes the following proteins:
- the oppC gene encoding oligopeptide ABC transporter permease OppC has protein sequence MSNFELNHKIDIDNLSPSLFEVVGIDKKENEQIYSKPYSYWKSVLRILFTSNTFIISFAILAVILLLAIFVPIGKMWWPDPDDTKHIFEGESLAPSWHHWFGLGKFNEDYWTTIWIGTRETLIFAFIIAVIQITVGIIVGSIWGYNKKLDIAFIELTRFLTLIPTLVLWLIIIFMFSSLGEQFNNSIFVVVFAVSLTAWIPISQTIRVQVIMVKNSEYNVASQTLGTPGRKILSRNIFPKILPVVIQTASFSIPDAIAIDSTLNYFGFSFIKSDDYHRTSLGKILNLALANNNWEENVWWLLFPLIMIAVISALFFLVAKTLADSLDPKNHR, from the coding sequence ATGAGTAATTTTGAGTTAAATCATAAAATTGATATTGATAATCTAAGTCCATCTTTATTTGAAGTTGTAGGAATAGATAAAAAAGAAAATGAACAAATTTATTCAAAACCATATAGCTATTGAAAATCGGTTTTAAGAATTTTATTCACATCTAATACATTCATAATTTCATTTGCCATACTTGCGGTAATTCTTTTACTTGCCATCTTTGTGCCAATTGGTAAAATGTGATGACCCGATCCAGATGATACCAAACATATTTTTGAAGGTGAAAGCTTAGCACCATCATGACATCATTGATTTGGTTTAGGTAAATTTAATGAAGATTATTGAACAACTATTTGAATTGGAACAAGAGAAACTTTAATATTTGCCTTTATTATTGCTGTTATTCAAATTACTGTCGGAATCATCGTTGGTTCAATATGAGGTTATAACAAAAAATTAGATATTGCTTTTATTGAGTTGACAAGATTTTTGACATTAATTCCAACACTAGTTTTATGATTGATAATTATCTTTATGTTTAGTTCGTTAGGTGAACAATTTAACAATTCAATCTTTGTGGTTGTGTTTGCAGTTTCGTTAACCGCATGAATTCCAATTTCACAGACAATTAGGGTGCAAGTAATTATGGTTAAAAATTCCGAGTACAATGTCGCTTCCCAAACATTAGGAACTCCAGGAAGAAAAATTTTATCTCGTAATATTTTTCCAAAAATTTTACCAGTTGTTATTCAAACCGCATCATTTTCAATACCTGATGCAATTGCAATTGATTCAACATTAAACTACTTTGGATTTTCATTTATTAAATCAGATGATTATCACAGAACATCATTAGGAAAAATATTAAACTTAGCATTAGCAAATAATAACTGAGAAGAAAATGTGTGATGATTGTTATTCCCATTAATTATGATTGCTGTCATTTCAGCACTATTCTTCTTAGTTGCCAAAACTTTGGCTGACTCATTAGATCCAAAAAACCACCGTTAA
- the oppD gene encoding oligopeptide ABC transporter ATP-binding protein OppD, whose amino-acid sequence MKKILSVENLVVKFRVRSKILTAIRNINFDVYEGETVAIVGESGSGKSVFTKTFTNMLESNGWIANGSIIYYPPETENAKISYTTDLTDFHHNLLDRDFKKWIIKKTKSFIKELEDFKKQINNLDETATNQEIKDLQAKIDLLKPNLGFGKKSDRASVKIQRYEFKIKELTNILNLAKDVEAKAKEIQAIDEEIEDYKSQLSFFISAPRRERVFLAEVIEGIKKMFKESVPFDSELKVKLEEYFNNKTNLTQVERIIKGIYKNVIVNGETFDEDQYRLFVYKAKFFKMSDFMKRQAVKKDISNLRGATIATIFQDPMTSLNPLLSVGFQISEVLRKHSKMSKSEARKETIEILKKVGIPNAEKRYHDIPGKYSGGMRQRVVIAIALACKPKILLCDEPTTALDVTIQAQILNLIKDLQKEYNFTTIFITHDLGVVANIADRVAVMYSGQIVEYGKVDEIFYDPQHPYTWALLSSLPQLGKKGEDLYSIAGTPPSLFKKIKGDAFAPRNPYALKIDYLYEPPMFKVTDTHYAKTWLLHEKSPKVEKPKQLEKLKK is encoded by the coding sequence ATGAAAAAAATACTATCAGTTGAAAATTTAGTCGTTAAATTTAGAGTAAGATCTAAAATTTTAACTGCGATTAGAAATATCAACTTTGATGTATATGAAGGAGAAACTGTTGCCATTGTGGGTGAATCAGGTTCTGGTAAATCAGTGTTTACAAAAACCTTTACTAATATGTTGGAATCAAATGGATGAATTGCTAATGGTTCAATTATTTATTATCCTCCCGAAACTGAAAACGCAAAAATTTCTTATACAACTGATTTAACAGATTTTCATCATAATTTATTAGATCGTGATTTTAAAAAATGAATTATTAAAAAAACTAAATCATTTATAAAAGAATTAGAAGATTTTAAAAAACAAATTAATAATTTAGATGAAACCGCAACCAATCAAGAGATTAAAGATTTACAAGCAAAAATTGATTTATTAAAACCTAATTTAGGGTTTGGAAAAAAATCAGATAGAGCGTCAGTTAAAATTCAAAGATATGAATTTAAAATTAAAGAACTAACTAATATTTTAAACCTAGCAAAAGATGTTGAAGCTAAAGCAAAAGAAATCCAAGCAATTGATGAAGAGATTGAAGATTATAAATCTCAGTTATCATTCTTTATAAGCGCACCACGAAGAGAAAGGGTGTTTTTAGCAGAAGTTATTGAAGGCATTAAAAAAATGTTCAAGGAGAGCGTTCCATTTGATTCAGAACTTAAAGTTAAATTAGAAGAATACTTTAATAACAAAACTAATCTAACCCAAGTTGAAAGAATTATTAAAGGAATTTACAAAAATGTCATTGTTAATGGAGAAACATTTGATGAAGATCAATATCGTTTATTCGTTTATAAAGCAAAATTTTTCAAAATGTCTGACTTTATGAAAAGACAAGCTGTTAAAAAAGATATTTCTAATTTGCGTGGAGCAACTATTGCCACAATCTTTCAAGATCCAATGACATCTTTAAACCCATTATTAAGTGTCGGATTTCAAATTTCTGAAGTTTTACGAAAACATTCAAAAATGTCTAAATCAGAAGCAAGAAAAGAAACTATTGAAATTCTAAAAAAAGTAGGAATTCCTAATGCTGAGAAACGTTATCATGATATTCCCGGAAAATATTCTGGAGGAATGCGTCAAAGGGTTGTAATTGCGATTGCCCTTGCATGTAAACCTAAAATCTTATTATGTGATGAACCGACAACTGCACTTGACGTAACTATTCAAGCACAAATTTTAAATCTAATTAAAGACTTACAAAAAGAATACAACTTTACAACTATCTTTATTACACATGACCTTGGAGTTGTTGCAAATATTGCTGATAGAGTTGCAGTTATGTATAGTGGACAAATTGTTGAATATGGAAAAGTAGATGAAATATTTTATGATCCCCAACACCCATATACTTGAGCACTATTATCATCACTTCCTCAACTTGGTAAAAAGGGTGAAGATTTATATTCAATTGCTGGAACCCCTCCAAGTTTATTTAAAAAAATTAAAGGGGATGCATTTGCACCACGAAATCCATATGCATTAAAAATTGATTATCTATATGAACCACCAATGTTCAAAGTTACAGATACTCATTATGCAAAAACATGATTATTGCATGAGAAATCTCCCAAAGTAGAAAAACCAAAACAATTAGAGAAACTAAAAAAATAA
- a CDS encoding ATP-binding cassette domain-containing protein, protein MENKKPLISVRNMVIEFRNKGKKFEAIKGANLDIQKGEIFAIVGESGSGKTTIGRAIMGIQPIKSGAVFFEDQLVFGSPLHLHKLNKKIHHHLKQMVINSHITSRLLNNYINEVKVDYFKYIKHLSFNVKTKETRPLTEAELHKIKYASTKTANVTFKKIYYWQEGILKSLLDIIRMQQKTIRFLDYIDKQAKDLTPEMYESIRLKLRNTHIIVRDTKSVANNIFKKIENIIEVRKQYASKQLELEPALKKIFKLIEIIIQEQLVLEDFFQKAIDSQEQNMALSAPHSKRKSYIEKYNALINVPRDKMYSSLMKYKQEYEATDARDDYFNQATYDEVCEELKNLYTNETVNFRALITYVRQFEKSLASDKPINIAKLDALVASFKESDLERKVKHYHEEVLKPKLAFDASFKELQRQCEFAWKIVRKNIMVDRDIINLWYKVERKTLDLTSEEIKDYQQLLDFLEMPSLDQVLKNLKTLIPLNKKGVRNNKKIMQMVFQDPASSLNDRMPIEQIIGEGLENFPEIYKNDETRQLYVDQYNKDLKPNQEPITLQQVDDKKVKQFITLNMLKEVGMLPEHMSRYPHEFSGGQRQRVGIARAMVMKPKLIVADEPISALDVSIRAQVLNMFKKFQEEMGLTFIFVAHDLSIVRHISTRIAVIYRGIIVEMADSEELFNRPMHPYTKALLSAIPEPDPKAQNIKNNFVYDEEKEHYDYLVDFPNFKQIINNHFVYANLREQREIINSLMDSSTKKGE, encoded by the coding sequence ATGGAAAATAAAAAACCACTAATTTCAGTTAGAAATATGGTAATTGAATTCAGAAATAAAGGTAAAAAATTTGAAGCCATCAAAGGTGCCAACCTAGACATCCAAAAGGGTGAAATTTTTGCGATTGTTGGAGAATCAGGTTCTGGTAAAACAACAATTGGTCGTGCCATTATGGGAATTCAACCAATTAAAAGTGGTGCTGTTTTCTTTGAAGATCAACTTGTTTTTGGAAGTCCTTTACACTTACATAAACTAAATAAAAAAATTCATCATCATTTAAAACAAATGGTGATTAATTCACACATTACTTCAAGATTGTTAAACAACTACATCAATGAAGTTAAAGTCGATTATTTTAAATATATTAAACACTTAAGTTTTAATGTTAAAACTAAAGAAACTCGTCCCTTAACAGAAGCAGAATTACATAAAATAAAATATGCTTCTACAAAAACTGCTAATGTGACATTTAAAAAAATCTATTACTGACAAGAAGGAATTCTAAAAAGTTTATTAGACATTATTAGAATGCAACAAAAAACTATTCGTTTCCTTGATTATATTGATAAACAAGCTAAGGATTTAACTCCTGAAATGTATGAATCAATTCGTTTGAAATTACGTAATACACATATTATTGTGCGTGACACTAAATCCGTAGCTAATAATATTTTCAAAAAAATTGAAAACATTATTGAAGTGAGAAAACAATATGCTAGCAAACAACTTGAGTTAGAACCAGCATTGAAAAAGATTTTTAAATTAATTGAAATTATTATTCAAGAACAATTAGTCTTAGAAGACTTTTTTCAAAAAGCGATTGATTCTCAAGAACAAAATATGGCACTTTCAGCACCACATTCTAAACGTAAAAGTTATATTGAAAAATACAACGCTTTAATTAATGTTCCTCGTGACAAAATGTATAGTTCATTAATGAAATATAAACAAGAATATGAAGCCACAGATGCGCGTGATGATTATTTTAACCAAGCAACCTATGATGAGGTTTGTGAAGAATTAAAAAATCTTTACACAAATGAGACAGTAAATTTTAGAGCTCTAATAACTTATGTAAGACAATTTGAAAAATCATTAGCAAGTGATAAACCAATTAACATTGCTAAATTAGATGCTTTAGTTGCTTCATTTAAAGAAAGCGATTTGGAACGTAAAGTTAAACATTATCATGAAGAAGTATTAAAACCAAAATTAGCTTTTGATGCATCATTTAAAGAATTACAAAGACAATGTGAATTTGCCTGAAAAATTGTTCGCAAGAATATTATGGTAGATAGAGATATAATTAACTTATGATACAAAGTGGAACGCAAAACTTTGGATTTAACTAGCGAAGAAATTAAAGATTATCAACAACTGCTGGATTTTTTAGAAATGCCATCACTTGATCAAGTCTTAAAAAATTTAAAAACATTAATTCCTTTAAATAAAAAGGGTGTTAGAAATAATAAAAAAATTATGCAAATGGTGTTCCAAGACCCAGCTTCTTCATTAAATGATCGTATGCCAATTGAACAAATTATTGGTGAGGGATTAGAGAATTTCCCCGAAATTTATAAAAATGATGAAACTCGTCAGTTGTATGTTGACCAATACAATAAAGACCTTAAACCAAATCAAGAACCAATTACTTTACAACAAGTTGATGATAAAAAAGTTAAACAATTCATCACCTTAAACATGTTGAAAGAAGTGGGAATGTTACCCGAACATATGTCAAGATATCCTCATGAATTTTCTGGTGGTCAACGTCAAAGGGTGGGAATTGCCAGAGCAATGGTAATGAAACCAAAATTAATTGTGGCTGATGAACCAATATCAGCACTTGATGTGTCAATTCGTGCGCAAGTCTTAAATATGTTTAAAAAATTTCAAGAAGAAATGGGATTGACTTTTATCTTTGTTGCTCATGACTTGTCAATTGTAAGACATATTTCTACAAGAATTGCAGTTATCTATCGTGGAATAATTGTGGAAATGGCAGATTCAGAAGAATTGTTTAATCGACCAATGCACCCATATACAAAAGCATTGTTATCTGCAATTCCTGAACCAGATCCAAAAGCACAAAATATTAAAAACAACTTTGTTTATGATGAAGAAAAAGAACACTATGATTATTTAGTTGATTTCCCAAACTTTAAGCAAATTATTAACAATCACTTTGTTTATGCAAACTTAAGAGAACAAAGAGAAATTATCAATTCATTAATGGATAGTTCTACCAAAAAAGGAGAGTAA
- a CDS encoding alpha/beta hydrolase, which yields MNEFLLNSVWAVLNSKIITKRDNSVECQLKHFKSLKRIVNIHDVDKTRLLDLGEYHEWQQIELFTSDDIELAGMYWINPIKTDKWIISLHGFSSKKEVAATAASFFKAMGYNIFAFDFRNQGMSSEDFVTFGVKEQEDLLTALKYLRKEFHPTTVGLIGFSMGAYALNAFALNNEPVFQEYNIKFGISDSTFANLSPAISRLTETFGHHLKVSRKIIDNMLVWVKNRYMINTEMLNLSNFNLNNVTSFPILYLHSKDDKITSYKDSEKFIKERKSVKVLGKDNIVLFTKVGHIKAIFDVTQQYVDAVKQFLQENQVN from the coding sequence ATGAATGAGTTTTTATTAAATTCAGTATGAGCTGTGTTAAATTCAAAAATAATAACTAAACGTGATAATTCAGTGGAATGCCAATTAAAACATTTTAAATCACTTAAAAGAATTGTTAATATTCATGATGTTGATAAAACCCGACTATTAGATCTTGGTGAATATCATGAATGGCAACAAATTGAATTGTTTACTTCAGATGATATCGAGCTTGCAGGAATGTATTGAATTAATCCAATTAAAACAGATAAGTGAATTATTTCACTTCATGGTTTTAGTTCTAAAAAAGAAGTTGCTGCAACTGCTGCAAGTTTTTTTAAAGCAATGGGATACAATATTTTTGCATTTGATTTTAGAAATCAGGGGATGAGTAGTGAAGACTTTGTGACTTTTGGCGTGAAAGAACAAGAAGATTTATTAACAGCACTTAAATATTTACGAAAAGAGTTTCATCCCACAACTGTTGGACTAATTGGTTTTAGTATGGGAGCTTATGCTTTAAATGCTTTTGCTTTAAACAATGAACCAGTGTTTCAAGAATATAATATTAAGTTTGGTATTTCTGATTCAACATTTGCTAATTTATCACCAGCAATTTCAAGATTAACAGAAACATTTGGTCATCATTTGAAGGTTAGTCGTAAAATAATTGATAATATGTTAGTTTGAGTAAAAAACAGATATATGATTAATACTGAAATGTTAAATTTAAGTAATTTTAATTTAAATAATGTGACTTCTTTCCCAATTCTTTATCTTCACTCAAAAGATGACAAAATTACTTCATATAAAGATAGTGAAAAATTTATAAAAGAGCGAAAAAGTGTTAAAGTTTTAGGAAAGGATAATATTGTTTTATTCACAAAAGTTGGTCACATTAAAGCAATTTTTGATGTCACTCAACAATATGTTGATGCAGTTAAACAATTCTTACAAGAAAATCAGGTAAATTAA
- a CDS encoding ATP-binding cassette domain-containing protein, translating to MEKKIVVQLNNILKIHNGRTMTLRGINLNVYEGDVIALVGPNNSGKNILGRVIGDEIKPTAGSVEYFFDTPDILSNVGYHFRKNIWPDGFRVQEVIKFYRDIYGIKDEAWISQLYEVFRIKSHLKEYLNQSDQNWLEVFSMFLAFMHKPKLLILNPITTTIWVDIRIGILDFLKKYREENNATIILTSPSDAMFDALCNRVITMHHGQIFREDSAIKIKESGTSLTDYSLKVYADIKKKDLKLKNQDPVLDAILSKFEMYEKVFDKAFNELCKKHSDEEIEQMKLFNDIKLIQINLSTTRKSIEKLAFSLISINSLKFTKKEIKELVNSIDKFIKPVKKLDPTNLYLNESIAFLEEIKDVITFCKHELIQIFNETALIHRYSSDNKTSLREKRKLKKLKRKYIKEEKQKIMNKIKKIT from the coding sequence ATGGAAAAAAAGATCGTTGTTCAATTAAATAATATTTTGAAAATTCACAATGGAAGAACTATGACATTGAGAGGAATTAATCTTAATGTTTATGAAGGAGATGTCATTGCTTTAGTTGGTCCAAATAACTCAGGTAAAAATATTTTAGGAAGAGTTATTGGTGATGAAATTAAACCAACAGCAGGAAGTGTGGAATACTTTTTTGATACACCTGACATCTTATCTAATGTAGGATACCACTTTCGTAAAAATATTTGACCTGATGGTTTTAGAGTGCAAGAAGTTATTAAGTTTTATCGAGATATTTATGGAATCAAAGATGAAGCATGAATTTCACAGCTATATGAAGTATTTCGAATTAAATCTCATTTAAAAGAGTATTTAAATCAAAGCGATCAAAACTGATTAGAAGTGTTTTCAATGTTCCTTGCCTTTATGCATAAACCAAAATTATTAATCTTAAATCCAATTACAACTACTATTTGGGTAGATATTAGAATTGGGATTCTAGATTTCTTAAAAAAATATCGTGAAGAAAATAATGCAACAATTATTTTAACTTCACCATCTGATGCAATGTTTGATGCATTATGTAATCGTGTAATCACTATGCATCATGGGCAAATTTTTAGAGAAGATTCAGCGATTAAAATTAAAGAATCAGGAACTTCATTAACTGATTATTCATTAAAGGTTTATGCAGACATTAAAAAGAAAGATTTAAAATTAAAAAACCAAGACCCTGTCTTGGATGCGATTTTAAGTAAATTTGAAATGTATGAAAAAGTCTTTGATAAAGCCTTCAATGAATTATGTAAAAAACATAGTGATGAAGAAATTGAACAAATGAAACTTTTTAACGATATTAAATTAATTCAAATTAATTTGAGTACAACAAGAAAATCAATTGAAAAATTAGCGTTCTCATTAATTTCAATTAATAGCTTAAAGTTTACTAAAAAAGAAATTAAAGAATTAGTGAATTCAATTGATAAATTTATTAAACCAGTTAAAAAACTTGATCCAACCAATTTATATTTAAATGAATCAATTGCTTTTTTAGAAGAAATTAAAGATGTAATTACATTCTGTAAACATGAGTTAATTCAAATCTTTAATGAAACCGCGTTAATTCATCGTTATTCTTCTGATAATAAAACGTCATTACGTGAAAAACGTAAACTAAAAAAACTAAAACGTAAATATATTAAAGAAGAAAAACAAAAAATTATGAACAAAATTAAAAAAATTACATAA
- a CDS encoding ABC transporter permease yields MLNNKWDIFKDMMKFQWKNNLRNMISVFTGLFVTIILLFTWLTFKVIVDKNDSNKNMELFLQYDPFILSSAIGISTIINCFLNMARIMHEFKIKNFFRRTFATNISKKFLIICMVAYNQMFNMIVSLLLFLFAMCYVSQRDELASVNWLIFIGGYLLLACICNLFGIYVAFAVKRFDMVLIVTNAFYYASTYFLGLGIPYGSLINQNSKIMLWISYIFPQKYPLSIMQAGWQGHFGFDNMKQQTRDEIGDIGIGYWGHNWIPFVVTALLFLFAMLLLRWIIKSKYKIERTNNYEKYARVSKESANKIYLLERATTIEELKRIKESQG; encoded by the coding sequence ATGCTTAATAATAAATGAGATATTTTTAAAGATATGATGAAATTCCAGTGAAAAAACAATCTTCGCAACATGATTAGTGTTTTTACTGGACTTTTTGTCACAATCATTTTGTTATTTACATGATTAACATTTAAGGTAATTGTCGATAAAAATGATTCTAATAAAAACATGGAATTATTTTTACAATATGATCCCTTCATTTTGTCATCAGCGATCGGGATTAGTACAATCATTAATTGTTTTTTAAATATGGCCCGTATTATGCACGAGTTTAAAATTAAAAACTTTTTTCGTAGAACATTTGCAACAAACATTTCTAAAAAATTCTTAATTATTTGTATGGTTGCTTATAACCAAATGTTTAACATGATTGTAAGTTTATTATTATTTTTATTTGCAATGTGTTATGTCAGCCAACGAGATGAGTTAGCGTCTGTTAATTGATTAATATTTATTGGTGGGTATTTATTATTGGCATGTATTTGCAACTTGTTTGGAATTTATGTAGCATTTGCTGTTAAACGTTTTGATATGGTATTGATTGTAACTAATGCCTTTTATTACGCATCAACATATTTTTTAGGATTAGGGATTCCTTATGGGAGTTTAATTAATCAAAATAGTAAAATAATGTTGTGAATAAGTTATATCTTTCCCCAAAAATATCCATTGTCAATTATGCAAGCAGGGTGACAAGGGCACTTTGGTTTTGATAATATGAAACAACAAACCCGTGATGAAATTGGTGATATTGGAATTGGTTATTGGGGTCATAATTGAATTCCATTTGTAGTAACAGCGTTATTATTTTTATTTGCTATGTTGTTATTAAGATGAATTATTAAAAGTAAATATAAAATCGAAAGAACTAATAACTATGAAAAATATGCACGTGTTTCAAAAGAATCAGCAAATAAAATTTATTTATTAGAAAGAGCAACAACAATTGAAGAGTTAAAACGTATTAAAGAGAGTCAAGGATAA
- a CDS encoding APC family permease produces MKNNQKNKFNLSEMIWIGFNYTCGISFTAAFATFMINSNGEGLGLGAHMIWIFLIEGLIAATCAWAFSRMSHIHKGENGAAYIYVRTSFGKFAGWMISFLQYTTMPMIVTSQIVSMIRINFVDTGSVFNTQQIFGAWSFLVWDIVGIIVYALASCTIFFSMRAIKKFLNMSGYIKWGSTFLLVIVLVYLFIHDSQFGNNVAHNSKISVSSFSTAFTSGFFFFMGFETFSTMGKNVENPEKNIGKAIMWIMFLVTLFYVSMTILFLGTFIKYGSNPNIEAFSLINNNAKYLKWLGAIIMLVCTLSLKMNSAVQNSLYSGTILEPFAKEGMINPKYQEVNEYGIPFRASLLNLILTTSFAAVWLIIPDIIQGCIGSTDPIFNFSDITGETALIMIMIYIAVIYTTLHLTFTKKMKTNLFEKIIWIFALIFLIFQFEEFFRNLITEIVDAARYHTHNWVGKIISASLEIIYVILAITFGIIWYKVRYLPIYKKRMAENPQLQVELDEAYQLINN; encoded by the coding sequence ATGAAGAATAATCAAAAGAATAAGTTCAATTTATCAGAAATGATTTGAATTGGTTTTAACTATACATGTGGAATATCATTTACTGCTGCTTTTGCAACATTTATGATTAATTCTAATGGTGAAGGTCTAGGACTTGGGGCACACATGATTTGAATCTTTTTAATTGAAGGTTTAATTGCTGCCACTTGTGCATGAGCATTTTCTAGAATGTCACATATTCATAAAGGAGAAAATGGGGCAGCCTATATTTATGTCCGAACTTCTTTTGGAAAGTTTGCTGGATGAATGATTTCTTTCTTACAATATACAACAATGCCGATGATTGTTACTTCACAAATTGTGTCAATGATTCGCATTAACTTTGTAGATACCGGATCAGTGTTTAACACACAACAAATCTTTGGGGCATGATCTTTCTTAGTTTGAGATATTGTGGGAATCATTGTTTATGCTTTAGCTTCATGTACAATTTTCTTCAGTATGAGAGCCATTAAGAAATTTTTAAATATGTCTGGTTACATTAAATGAGGATCAACTTTTTTATTAGTAATTGTTTTAGTTTATTTATTTATACATGATAGCCAATTTGGTAATAATGTTGCTCATAATTCAAAAATATCAGTGTCATCATTTTCAACAGCCTTTACTTCTGGATTCTTCTTCTTTATGGGTTTTGAAACATTTTCAACAATGGGAAAAAATGTTGAGAACCCAGAAAAGAATATTGGAAAAGCGATTATGTGAATTATGTTTTTAGTAACACTATTTTATGTTTCAATGACAATATTATTTTTAGGAACATTTATTAAATATGGATCAAATCCTAATATTGAAGCATTTTCTCTAATTAACAATAATGCTAAATATCTTAAGTGATTAGGGGCGATCATAATGTTAGTATGTACTTTATCTTTAAAAATGAATTCTGCTGTGCAAAACTCATTGTATTCAGGAACCATTTTAGAACCATTTGCTAAAGAGGGAATGATTAACCCTAAATATCAAGAAGTTAATGAATATGGGATTCCCTTTAGAGCGTCATTACTTAACTTGATATTAACTACATCATTTGCGGCAGTGTGATTAATAATTCCTGACATTATTCAAGGATGTATTGGTTCTACAGATCCGATCTTTAATTTCTCTGATATTACAGGTGAAACCGCTTTAATCATGATTATGATTTATATTGCAGTTATTTATACAACCTTGCATTTAACATTTACTAAAAAAATGAAAACCAATTTATTCGAAAAAATTATTTGAATATTTGCATTAATATTTTTAATTTTCCAATTCGAAGAATTTTTTAGAAACCTAATTACAGAAATAGTTGATGCTGCTCGTTATCATACACATAATTGAGTTGGTAAAATTATCTCAGCATCATTAGAAATAATTTATGTAATCTTGGCAATCACTTTTGGAATAATTTGATATAAAGTAAGATACTTACCAATTTATAAAAAAAGAATGGCAGAGAATCCTCAACTACAAGTTGAACTTGATGAAGCCTACCAATTAATAAATAATTAA
- a CDS encoding lipoprotein, producing MKKLLTLLGSLGLVATTGVTTIACGDKKDEGITKTINLGEITLNKDDFPDENILLTNLFKAKFADLFAPSNNENTNDQDNKKIEDHKTEINNAIKEAFQKNNLAYDNNWNKLINFDAAFMVSGKNVPIKIKPNGEIIDDTNTYKYDAITKLITNFKIKDTNKQILHIEFNFTLKKAK from the coding sequence ATGAAAAAACTGTTAACACTTTTAGGTTCATTAGGTTTGGTGGCAACAACAGGAGTTACCACCATTGCTTGTGGCGACAAAAAAGATGAAGGAATAACAAAAACTATTAATTTAGGAGAAATAACTTTAAATAAAGACGATTTCCCAGATGAAAATATTTTATTAACTAATTTATTTAAAGCAAAATTTGCAGACTTGTTTGCTCCATCAAATAATGAAAATACTAATGACCAAGATAATAAAAAAATTGAAGATCATAAAACTGAAATTAACAATGCTATAAAAGAAGCTTTTCAAAAAAATAATCTTGCATATGATAATAATTGAAACAAATTAATAAATTTTGATGCGGCATTTATGGTAAGTGGAAAAAATGTTCCCATTAAAATCAAACCTAATGGAGAAATTATAGATGATACAAATACATATAAATATGATGCTATTACTAAACTTATAACTAACTTTAAAATCAAAGATACAAATAAACAAATATTACATATTGAATTTAACTTTACATTAAAGAAAGCAAAATAA